In Populus alba chromosome 1, ASM523922v2, whole genome shotgun sequence, a single window of DNA contains:
- the LOC118046994 gene encoding thaumatin-like protein 1b isoform X2: MESRMPIAIITFTLVIFLYACTHAGAQSVTFDFKNNCPYTVWPGTLTAASGPSLSSTGFTLATGASSSLSVPVNWSGRLWARTQCSTDASGKFVCATADCASGVIECNGAGAIPPASLVEFTLSGDGGKDFYDISLVDGFNIPVSVTPQGGSTGCPSTSCAANVNAACDPSLAVKGADGTVIACKSACLAFNQPQYCCTGDYNSPEKCKPNQYSMTFKQQCPQAYSYAYDDKSSTFTCPSGGNYLITFCP, from the exons ATGGAGAGTCGTATGCCCATTGCTATAATTACCTTCACCCTCGTCATCTTCCTCTATG CTTGCACGCATGCTGGAGCTCAATCTGTGACTTTCGACTTCAAAAACAACTGTCCATACACAGTCTGGCCAGGAACTCTAACGGCTGCTAGCGGTCCGTCTTTATCTTCAACTGGCTTCACATTGGCAACGGGTGCTTCATCTTCGCTGAGTGTCCCTGTCAATTGGTCTGGCCGCTTGTGGGCCAGAACGCAATGCTCTACAGATGCCTCGGGAAAGTTTGTTTGTGCTACAGCTGACTGCGCCTCTGGCGTCATAGAATGCAACGGAGCCGGTGCGATCCCACCAGCATCCTTGGTAGAATTTACTCTAAGTGGTGATGGTGGGAAAGATTTTTACGATATAAGCCTTGTTGATGGCTTTAACATCCCAGTTTCGGTAACCCCCCAAGGAGGTTCTACTGGCTGCCCTTCTACAAGCTGTGCAGCTAACGTGAATGCTGCTTGTGATCCTAGTTTAGCAGTGAAGGGGGCAGATGGAACTGTGATTGCCTGCAAGAGCGCGTGTTTGGCATTTAACCAGCCGCAGTACTGCTGCACAGGAGACTATAATTCACCTGAAAAATGTAAACCTAACCAATATTCGATGACTTTCAAGCAGCAGTGTCCTCAAGCTTACAGTTATGCTTACGATGATAAATCGAGCACGTTTACTTGTCCTAGTGGAGGCAACTATTTGATTACCTTTTGTCCATGA